A part of Bosea sp. (in: a-proteobacteria) genomic DNA contains:
- a CDS encoding UvrD-helicase domain-containing protein, producing the protein MMHQPAPGSIAARARAAAAPALGYLHGLNPEQREAVEATEGPVLVLAGAGTGKTRVLTTRIAHLIATGKAWPSQILSVTFTNKAAREMKERVTRLVGDVAEGMPWLGTFHSIAARILRRHAELVGLRSDFTILDMDDQIRLLKQVITAANIDDKRWPARMLASFIDGWKNRGLTPEAVPAGEAGVFANGEGGKLYKAYQERLKTLNACDFGDLLVHCLTLWKAHPDILAQYQERFRYMLVDEYQDTNVAQYLWLRLLAQGRRNLACVGDDDQSIYGWRGAEVDNILRFEHDFPGAKVVRLERNYRSTGHILKAASDLIARNEGRLGKTLRTDDEPGEKVIVAGAWDSQEEARIIGDDIELFQSRGLPLSEMAVLVRTSAQMREIEERFIAMGLAYRVIGGPRFYERAEIRDAMAYLRCVHSDTDDLAFERILNVPKRGLGDATLQQLHIHGRATGASLLQSARALIESEELKARVRSSLRELVQGIGRWRLRLAQASPAETAEMVLEESGYTDMWQKDRSADAAGRLENLKELVRSLDEFPDLAGFLEHVSLVMDTVSDDAAQRVSLMTLHAAKGLEFDAVFLPGWEEGLFPSQRSLDESGRAGLEEERRLAHVGITRARRHAKIMFASNRRIHGLWQSSMPSRFIDELPESAVDVAEAASKFGQGGYGASRFDRQPSFGSSYSTPGWQRAQASRDKAAASGGRAGDAGFAGRNDAGGFGQAGRRAPTLIEGELLAKSSGPASGFGVGARVFHIKFGPGDVYAVDGNKLTVDFDKAGRKMVLDAFVQRG; encoded by the coding sequence ATGATGCATCAGCCTGCACCAGGCAGCATCGCCGCACGCGCGCGCGCCGCAGCGGCACCGGCGCTGGGCTACCTTCACGGCCTGAACCCCGAGCAGCGCGAGGCGGTGGAAGCGACGGAAGGCCCGGTGCTGGTGCTGGCTGGCGCAGGCACCGGCAAGACGCGCGTGCTCACCACGCGCATCGCTCACCTCATTGCGACAGGCAAGGCCTGGCCGTCGCAGATCCTGTCGGTGACCTTCACCAACAAGGCGGCCCGCGAGATGAAGGAGCGCGTGACGCGCCTCGTCGGCGATGTCGCCGAAGGCATGCCATGGCTCGGAACCTTCCACTCGATCGCGGCCAGGATACTGCGCCGCCATGCCGAACTGGTGGGCCTGCGCAGCGACTTCACCATTCTGGACATGGATGACCAGATCAGGCTGCTCAAGCAGGTGATCACAGCCGCCAACATCGATGATAAGCGCTGGCCGGCGCGGATGCTGGCCAGCTTCATCGATGGCTGGAAGAACCGAGGCCTGACGCCAGAGGCCGTGCCTGCGGGCGAGGCGGGCGTCTTCGCCAATGGCGAGGGCGGCAAGCTCTACAAGGCCTATCAGGAGCGGCTCAAGACGCTGAACGCCTGTGACTTCGGCGATCTGCTGGTGCATTGCCTGACGCTCTGGAAAGCCCATCCAGACATCCTGGCCCAGTATCAGGAACGCTTCCGCTACATGCTGGTGGACGAGTATCAGGACACCAACGTGGCGCAGTATCTGTGGCTGCGCCTGCTTGCCCAGGGGCGGCGGAACCTCGCCTGCGTGGGCGACGACGACCAGTCGATCTATGGCTGGCGCGGCGCGGAGGTCGACAACATCCTGCGCTTCGAGCATGATTTTCCGGGCGCGAAGGTGGTCAGGCTCGAGCGGAACTATCGCTCCACCGGGCACATCCTCAAGGCCGCCTCCGATCTGATCGCCCGCAACGAGGGGCGGCTTGGCAAGACGCTGCGCACCGACGACGAACCTGGCGAGAAGGTGATCGTCGCCGGCGCCTGGGACAGCCAGGAGGAAGCCCGCATCATCGGCGACGACATCGAGCTTTTCCAGTCGCGCGGGCTGCCGCTGTCGGAAATGGCCGTGCTGGTGCGCACCTCGGCGCAGATGCGCGAGATCGAGGAACGCTTCATCGCCATGGGCCTCGCCTATCGCGTCATCGGCGGGCCCCGCTTCTATGAGCGCGCCGAAATTCGCGACGCCATGGCCTATCTGCGCTGCGTCCACTCGGACACAGACGATCTCGCCTTCGAGCGCATCCTCAACGTGCCCAAGCGCGGGCTGGGCGACGCAACCTTGCAGCAACTCCACATCCATGGCCGTGCTACCGGCGCATCCTTGCTGCAGTCGGCTCGCGCGCTGATCGAGAGCGAGGAGCTGAAGGCCAGGGTCCGCTCGAGCCTGCGCGAGCTGGTTCAGGGCATTGGTCGCTGGCGGCTCAGGCTCGCACAGGCCAGCCCGGCCGAGACGGCCGAGATGGTGCTGGAGGAGAGCGGTTACACCGACATGTGGCAGAAGGACCGTTCCGCCGATGCCGCAGGCCGGCTCGAGAACCTCAAGGAGCTGGTCCGCTCGCTCGATGAATTCCCCGACCTCGCCGGCTTCCTCGAGCATGTCTCGCTCGTCATGGACACGGTCTCGGACGATGCCGCCCAGCGCGTGAGCCTGATGACTCTCCATGCGGCCAAGGGGCTGGAGTTCGACGCGGTGTTCCTCCCAGGCTGGGAGGAAGGTCTTTTCCCGAGCCAGCGCTCGCTCGACGAGAGCGGCCGGGCCGGGCTGGAGGAGGAACGGCGGCTTGCCCATGTCGGCATCACCCGCGCCCGCCGCCACGCCAAGATCATGTTCGCCTCGAACAGGCGCATCCATGGCCTGTGGCAGTCATCAATGCCAAGCCGCTTCATCGACGAACTGCCCGAGAGCGCGGTCGACGTGGCCGAGGCTGCCTCGAAATTCGGCCAGGGCGGCTATGGCGCCTCGCGCTTCGACCGTCAGCCGAGCTTCGGCTCATCCTATTCCACACCCGGCTGGCAACGCGCCCAGGCATCGCGCGACAAGGCCGCCGCATCTGGTGGCCGCGCGGGCGATGCCGGGTTTGCCGGCCGCAATGATGCCGGGGGCTTCGGTCAGGCCGGGCGCCGCGCGCCCACGCTCATCGAGGGCGAGCTGCTCGCCAAGTCGAGTGGCCCTGCTTCCGGGTTCGGGGTCGGCGCGCGCGTCTTCCACATCAAGTTCGGTCCCGGCGATGTCTACGCCGTGGACGGCAACAAGCTCACCGTCGATTTCGACAAGGCAGGCCGCAAGATGGTGCTCGACGCCTTCGTGCAGCGCGGCTGA
- a CDS encoding TIM44-like domain-containing protein encodes MPKTLNSLALMSMLAGALVVGINVAESRPGGGKSSGSRGSQTNVAPPSTTTAPTAQPMQRTTTPAPAAQPAAAAAAAQAARPSMARNLMMGVGAGLLGAGLFGMLSGAGFFSGLASLAGLFGFLIQIALVAGVVFLIMRLIRSRREAAMATPQGLARDAQPPAPAAEHGAQRQMFGGMMGGAAAPQPAIQPIELTGDDFGAFEKLLGDVQTAYGAENVPALRAILTPEMASYFEGDISDNEAKGVINKIANIKLLQGDLSEAWREAGGEYASVAMRYAISDAIFDRKTGQCVNGDIAAIGEATEVWTFVRQPGEGIEGWKLSAIQQAG; translated from the coding sequence ATGCCAAAAACGTTAAATAGCCTTGCCCTGATGTCGATGCTTGCGGGTGCTCTTGTTGTCGGCATCAATGTTGCCGAAAGCCGTCCTGGCGGCGGCAAGAGCTCGGGCAGCCGCGGCTCGCAGACCAATGTCGCGCCTCCGAGCACCACGACCGCGCCCACCGCGCAGCCGATGCAGCGCACCACGACGCCTGCTCCCGCTGCCCAGCCCGCCGCAGCCGCAGCCGCAGCGCAGGCTGCCCGCCCGTCCATGGCGCGCAACCTGATGATGGGCGTGGGCGCCGGCCTGCTTGGCGCTGGCCTGTTCGGCATGCTCTCCGGCGCGGGCTTCTTCTCCGGCCTTGCCTCTCTTGCCGGCCTGTTCGGCTTCCTGATCCAGATCGCGCTGGTCGCAGGCGTTGTCTTCCTCATCATGCGCCTCATCCGCAGCCGCCGCGAGGCCGCCATGGCCACCCCGCAGGGTCTGGCCCGCGATGCCCAGCCGCCAGCGCCTGCTGCCGAGCACGGCGCGCAGCGCCAGATGTTCGGCGGGATGATGGGCGGCGCCGCCGCCCCGCAGCCGGCCATCCAGCCGATCGAACTGACCGGCGATGACTTCGGCGCCTTCGAGAAGCTGCTCGGCGATGTGCAGACCGCCTATGGCGCCGAGAACGTGCCGGCGCTTCGTGCCATTCTGACCCCGGAAATGGCCTCCTATTTCGAAGGCGACATCTCGGACAACGAAGCCAAGGGCGTGATCAACAAGATCGCCAACATCAAGCTCCTCCAGGGCGACCTCTCGGAAGCCTGGCGCGAAGCCGGCGGCGAATATGCCTCAGTCGCGATGCGCTATGCGATCTCCGATGCGATCTTTGACCGCAAGACCGGCCAGTGCGTCAACGGCGACATCGCCGCCATCGGCGAAGCCACTGAAGTCTGGACCTTCGTGCGCCAGCCAGGCGAAGGCATCGAAGGCTGGAAGCTCTCGGCCATCCAGCAGGCTGGATGA
- a CDS encoding 50S ribosomal protein L11 methyltransferase, with the protein MREGLLPHTVTTVLKLSTTVGRARAITELLGEVLDPGDTAVSAFEIDDEAEDSPWFVEVFFAEPPDQDAIRDLIGPIVGEDLTNAEFTAVDSRDWVKASLDGLKPVRAGRFLVHGAHDREAVRVNDIAIEIEAGLAFGTGHHGTTAGCLLAIHDELKRGRPRHVLDIGTGTGLLALAVAKRLKQRVVAGDIDAVAVDVTRANAVLNHAPGLLDLYVAPGVRHAKAARLRHFDLVIANILQRPLMRLARHVALVLRPSGTLVLSGLLLRDVAGVLAAYRMQGWTLARRSSREGWATLVLRRRGAAPRPTPR; encoded by the coding sequence ATGCGCGAAGGTCTCCTGCCCCACACCGTCACCACTGTCCTCAAGCTGTCGACCACGGTCGGCCGCGCCCGTGCCATCACCGAATTGCTGGGCGAGGTGCTCGACCCTGGCGACACGGCGGTGTCCGCCTTCGAGATCGATGACGAGGCGGAGGATTCGCCCTGGTTCGTCGAGGTCTTCTTCGCCGAGCCGCCGGACCAGGACGCGATCCGCGACCTGATCGGCCCCATCGTCGGCGAGGATCTGACCAACGCCGAATTCACGGCGGTCGACTCCAGGGATTGGGTCAAGGCCAGCCTTGATGGCCTCAAGCCGGTCAGGGCCGGCCGTTTCCTGGTTCATGGCGCGCATGATCGCGAGGCGGTGCGCGTCAATGACATAGCAATCGAGATCGAGGCGGGCCTCGCCTTCGGCACCGGGCATCACGGCACGACCGCGGGCTGCCTGCTCGCCATCCATGATGAGTTGAAGCGCGGCCGGCCGCGCCATGTGCTCGACATCGGCACAGGCACCGGGCTTCTCGCCCTTGCCGTCGCCAAGCGGCTGAAGCAGCGCGTCGTGGCTGGCGACATCGATGCAGTGGCCGTGGACGTGACGCGGGCAAATGCCGTTCTGAACCATGCGCCCGGGCTGCTGGACCTTTATGTCGCGCCGGGCGTGCGCCATGCCAAGGCGGCGCGGCTGCGGCATTTCGATCTGGTGATCGCCAATATCCTGCAACGCCCCCTGATGCGCCTCGCGCGCCATGTCGCGCTCGTGCTCAGGCCTTCAGGGACGCTGGTTCTCTCGGGCCTGCTGCTGCGCGACGTGGCAGGCGTTCTGGCCGCCTACCGGATGCAGGGCTGGACTCTTGCGCGCCGGAGTTCCCGCGAAGGCTGGGCCACCCTGGTGCTCAGGCGTCGCGGCGCGGCGCCAAGGCCGACGCCGCGCTGA